The genomic window TCGTCGACGACGCCACGGAGACGATTCACGCCGCGCAGGTCCGGTGGCGGGACACGCCCCACGGCGGCGACAGTCCGCGCGCGAGCGACACGCGGCAGTACTCCGGCACCGGCGCGGAGACTGATACCGCTCCGACGGTCGGCACGGACTGAACCGATCACGTCCCGTTCCGACCGAGTCGACCGGCCGTCGCTCCGACCGAATCGAGCGCTCGCTGCTCGAGGGAGCCAGCTCCGCGCTGCTGCTTCCGTTCTTCGTGTTGAGGTTTAAATGGAAACGGGAGCGAAGAGAGACTATGGCCGATATCGACCGAATCGATCATCGTCTCGCCGCCGTCGAACGGGCCGTCATCGACGGCGACTACGAAGTCGATGAGCTGGGGGACCTGGCGGCGCTCACCGAGACCGTCGAGCGCCTCGAGGTACGGGTCGACGAACAGGAACGGCGGCTCGCGGCCCTCGAGGCGAAGACGGAGTCGCTGACCGGGTTCGTCGACACCGTCGAGTCGGTCAACGACGACGTCGAACGGCAGGCCGCGACGGCCGTCGCGACCGTCGACCGACTCGAGGATCGGATCGACGAACTTGAATCGGCGCTTGAAGCGGTTCGGCCGGAAACCGCCGATGCCGGGGCGGGAGCCGGGCGGTCGAAAGCGTCGACTGACGGTGACTCCGATCTCGACGCCGAGAGACGGAACGCGGCGTCGGCCTCGACCGAAGTCACGTTCTCCGAACGGGAGACGGCAGCGAGCGACGACGGAGCGAGTACGCCGGAGCACACGGTCTCGGAGATCGGCGGCAGTGGTGACGGTGACGCCGACAGCGATTTCGAATGGGGTGCCGAGGAGTCGGCCGCAGACGGGAGCGCCGCGGAGTCCCCGGCCAGCGGTCCCGGTGCGGCCGGGACCAACGCGGCCGAGCAGGAGTCCGTCGATCGATCGCTCGACGAGTCGGCGAGCGATCGATCCGAATCGGCAACCGATGAGACGGCGGCTGCGGATGCCGACGACGGGAAACCGCCCGACTCAGACGGGCTCCTCTCGTCGGTCCGCTCCAAACTACCGTGATCCGATACGTCCTCGTGGCCGCCCTCGCGGTCGCGCTGCTCGCGCTCCCGATCCCGCGATCAACTACGCCGTGACGGGGAACACGGATCGACGGGTCGTCGGTCCGCTCTCGAGTCTCGGCGGCGTCAGTCACCTGCTGAAACGACGACTCGGCGGCGAGGCCGACGGGACTGACGAGGTCGACGAGCAATAGCCGGAATCGTCCGCTATCCGGACGCGCCGTCGCTCGGCGATCAACGCGCTGCGTCTTCGCTGCCGCTCGAGCGCGACGTCTCGAGTTCGAACGACTCGACGAGCGTTCCGTCCGGTTCTCGGATCTCGCCCTCGAGACCGCTCTCACCCGCTCGCTCCTCGAGCACGGCGAACCCCGGCCGATTTCCGCGCGGATCGGCGTGGCTGCCGGGATTCAACAGGAGGACGTCCTCGGTCTCGGTTACGGACGGTCGGTGACTGTGACCGGAGACGACGACGTCGGCGTCCCGCGAGCGGCCGAACATCGCCAGCCCCGTCCCGCCGCCGTCGCGGCGGTGGGTGACGGCGAACCGGACGCCACCGGCCTCGACGACGCGGGCCGTCGGGAGTCGCTCTCGGACGGTCGCGCCGTCGGCGTTGCCGTGGACGGCGTAGAGGAGGTCGCACTCCTCCTGAAAGGCCTCGAGGGAAGACTCGCTCGTGAAATCGCCGGCGTGAATCACCGCGTCGGCCTCGCGGGCCGCGGTGAGGGCCTCGCCCTCGAGTCGGTGGCCGTCGCCGCTGTGCGTGTCCGAGAAGATCGCGATCATGGTCGCCCTTCGACCGTCGGCGACAGGTCGCTTTCGGATGCGGTCGCGCCGGCGTTCGGATCGTCAGAGAGGCGTCCGAGGCGCTCGAGACGGGTCGAAACCGGCTCTAGAACGCCTTAGATTTTAGGATCGGTCCTCCGTAGTCCCCAGCGATGGCCAGTAGCACCTCCGTCGTCCTCGCCGCACTGTTCGCGAACGGCGCGATCGCGATTCTGAAGTTCGGCGGGTATCTGCTGACGGGCAGTCCCGCGATGCTGTCAGAGACGTACCACTCGATCTCGGACACGGGCAACCAGATTTTCCTGCTCGTCGGAATCAAGTACGGCGCACAGGAGGCCACCCGGAGCCACCCGTTCGGCCACGGGAAGGCGCAGTTCTTCTACAGCCTGCTGGTCAGTATCATGCTCTTCGGCATCGCCGGCTGGGAGAGCGCTCGGCACGGGTACGACGCGCTGACCCACGGCGGCGTCCACCGCGCCGCCGGAGACGTCACGCTATTGGGACAGACCTTCGATCCGGTCTACGTCAACTACGCGGTGCTGCTCGGGGCGATCGCCTTCGAGTCCTACGCGCTCTGGAAGGCCTACCAGGGCATCAGCCGTCAGATGGACGAACACGGCTGGGAAACCCTCCGCGAGGCGTTCAGCAAGACCAGCGACGTGACGACGCTGACCGCGCTCACCGAAGACACCATCGCGCTAGCCGGCGCGGGGATCGCCCTCTTCGGGATCTATCTCACCAGGACCACCGGGAACCCGATGTACGACGCCGGCTCCGCCCTGCTCATCGGGATCATGCTCATGGGATTCGCGGTCGCGCTCGCGTGGCAGAACAAGCGGCTCATCCTCGGGGAGAGCCTGCCCAAGGAGGACGAGGACGAACTTCGGCGAATCGTCGCCGACTGGGAGGGCGTTACCGAACTCGTCGACTTCCGGACCGTCTACTTCGGGGCCGAGGAGCTGCTCGTCACCGCCGACGTCGCGTTCGAGCCCGATCTCGACGCCGAGACGATCAACGAGCGCATCACGGACCTCGAGCGCGCCCTGACGGAGCACGACGGTCAGATTCAGAAGGTGTACATCGAGCCCGAAATCTAAGCGTCGGTCGCGTTACGCGTTCGTTCCCGCGGATTCGTCGTCCCGGTCGTCGTAGCCCGCGACGACCGTCGACCCCGGCGGTCGATCGTTGAGCAGGGCCGTCACCGTCGTCTCCTCGAGATCGACCGTCGACTCGAGCGGTTCCCACCCGTCATCGGTTTCGACGGCGACGGCGACGTCCGTCGGACTCGCCCCGGGCGGGAGCTTCGCGGGATCGTAGACGAGCGTGATCTCGACGGCCTCGATGGCCTTCAGCTCGTCGACGGCCGTCAGCTCGACGGGGTCGGCGAGGGCGTCGACCGGCCCCTCGTCCCCGCTCTTTTCGAGCCCGAACGCGTCGGGGACGACGCCCGCGACGACGGCGACGCGAGCGCCGACCTGCTCGAGTGTGTACTCCGCGACGTTACTCGAATCGTATCCGGGGATTGCCATGTCTGGAACGAGGGACGCGACACGCTTGTCGCTGTACCCCGCGATAGCCGGCCCCGTTATGTCCCACCGATTCCACGCCCGCCAGCGTCGAGCGAACGACGGACGAACATCCGAGAGCCGCTCCCGCCGTCGATCGGGAGCGGCCGATCGGGACACCGCGCCGAGACGAACCCTTTTATCGTAGCGGGATCCAATCACTCACCGTGTCCGAGACAGCCGGGTACATGCGCTTTTTCCCGTACGATCAGCCGTACGAGAACCAGCGCGAGGCGATGGACCGCATCCACAACTCGCTGACCCGCGGCCAGAACGTCCTCTTCGAGGGGGCCTGCGGGACCGGGAAGACCCTCTCGTCGCTCGTCCCCGCCCTCGAGGTGGCCCGCGAGCAGGACAAGACGGTCGTCATCACGACCAACGTCCACCAGCAGATGCGCCAGTTCGTCGCCGAGGCCCGCGCGATCACCCGCGAGGAGGACATTCGGGCGATCGTGTTCAAGGGTAAATCCTCCATGTGTCACATCGACGTCGGCTACGAGGAGTGTCAGGCGTTGCGCGACAACACCCGCGCCGTCGTCGACGCCGAACGCGACAAGCGCCAACTCGAGCGCCGCCAGCGCGAACTGCTGGAGGAGAGCCAGGGCGGCGACGGCTCGGCGGCCGACGCGCGCTCGGCGGTGATGGACGAACTCGAGTCGATCGAGGAGCGACTGGACGATCTCGAGGAGCAGAACGTCTGCGACTACTACCGCAATAACCTGACCGAGGATACGGACGACTTCTTCGCGTGGCTCTTCGACGACGTTCGCACGCCCGACGAAATCTACGAGTACGCGGAACGACAGGAGTTCTGCGGCTACGAACTCCTGAAGGAGGGGATCGAGGGCGTCGATCTGGTCGTCTGCAACTACCATCACCTGCTCGATTCCACCATTCGAGAGCAGTTCTTCCGCTGGCTCGGCCGCGATCCGGAGGACGTCATCGCCGTCTTCGACGAGGCCCACAACGTCGAGGACGCCGCCCGCGAGCACGCGACCCGGACCTGCTCCGAGCGGACGTTCGACTCGGCGCTGGACGAGTTGGCCGACGCCGACGACCCGCGCTCCGAGGACGCCGCGAACGTCCTCTCGGCCTTCCACCGCGCGCTCGTCGAAACGTACGAGGACTCCTTCGGCTTCGGCGAGCGCGAGCGGATCGACGAGAACTGGGAAGACGTCCCCATCGCCAACGAGGACCGCAAGGACGACCTCACCCTCGAGTTCCTCCAGCGGTACTCCGGCCGGGGGATCGAGGACGACCTGGAGGCCGCGATGAAACTGGGCCAGGAACTCGACGAGCAGTACGAGGAGGCCTACCGCGAGGGCGAGAGCGCCACACGAACGGAGTGTCAGACCCTCCAGGCCGCGGCCTTCGTCAGCGCGTGGATGAACGAGGGGAGCAAGGAGGGGCTGTATCCGGTCGTCTCCGTCACCCGCGACGCGGGAACCGACGAGATCTACGGCCGCGCGGAGCTCTACACCTGTCTCCCCCGGCAGGTCACGGGCCGGCTGTTCGAGGAGGTGTACGGAACGATCCTGATGAGCGCGACGCTCCAGCCGTTCGACGTCACCGAGGACGTGCTCGGCCTCGAGGACCCCGTGACGATGGCCTACGGGCTCCAGTTCCCCGCGGAGAACCGGCGCACCTACGCCGTCGAGACGCCGCCGCTGTTCTCGTCGGACCGGGACGACCCCGCCGTGCAGACGGAAGTGACCGACACGATCCACGACGCCGTCCGCATGACCCCGGGGAACACCCTCGCCTTCTTCCCCAACTACGGGGAGGCCGAGCGATACGCGAAGCGACTCGAGGGGCGGACCGAAAAGACGGTCTATCTCGACGAACCGGGGACGTCCGTCGAGGAGTTGCGCCAGCAGTTCGTCGCGGACGACGGGGCAGTGCTGTGTACCTCGCTGTGGGGGACGCTGGCGGAGGGCGTCAGCTTCGACGGCGACGACGCCCAGACAGTGCTCGTCGTCGGCGTTCCGTACCCCCACCTCGACGACCGCGCCGAAGCGGTCCAGGAGGCCTACGACGCGGCCTTCGAGGGAACCGAGACGGGGTGGCGCTACGCCGTCGAGATTCCGACGGTTCGCAAGACGCGGCAGGCGCTCGGTCGGGTCATCCGCTCGCCGGAGGACGTCGGCGTCCGCGCCCTGCTCGACCGGCGCTACTCGCGGTCGGCCAAGTCCGACCTCGGCCGGTACAGCGTCAACGGCACCTTCCCCCACGAGGAACGAGAGGAGTTGATCGACATCGCCCCCGAGAAACTGAAGTTCTCGATGCTGAACTTCTACGGCGGCAACGACGCCTACGACGGCGAGACGCCGGCGCCGTAGGCTCGAACGAACGCACCCCGTCACTCGCCGTGCAGTTATTCGCTCGGTTTCGATCGGCACGTCGACGTGGCCGAGTCCGAGACCGCCCGCGCCAGTATCCGAACGTATCGAAGAACAGCTACCGGACGACCCGCGGTTCGATTTCGATCCCGTTCAGGCGGGCAACGAGACCCGGCTCACCGGAAGCTTGTAGGTACCGTCCCAGAACTCGAGTTCGCTGACCGTCCACCGGATCGGCTCGATCTCGCGGTCGGTCACCCGTTTCGCGGCCTCGAGGTCGCCGCCGCGGGCCAGCGTGACGTGGGGGACGTAGTCGCTCCCCTCGAGTCCCTCGACGGTCTCGAAGGAGTCGGTCAGGTCGGCGTGGATCGACTCGAGGCCGGGGCTCTCGACGGCGAGGTAGACGACGGGTGCGGAGCCGAGCGGCGGGTCCTCGAAGTAGTCGATCCCCGAGATTTTCGCTTCGACGGCGGGAGCGCCCTCGAGCGCGCGGTGGGCGCGGTGTTGCAGCTGGGCGACGTGGTCGGCCTCGCCGAGACGTTTGAGCAGACACGAGTGGTCCTCGCGGACGCGATCGAAGCCGACGAGTTCGGGGTAGAGCTCGTTGGCGAGCGTGCGGACGCGTCCGGGGACCGGAACGTTGACGCTGTACACTTCGGTCGACGTACGGCGTGTCTACCTATCAGTGTGCTGGTCGACGAGTCGTTCAGACCCGCTCGAGGAGCCAGAGGACGATCACGAGGGCGATCCCCAACTGAACGAGAACGAAGAACGGGCCGAGCAGGCTCGCGATACCGCCGATCACCGCCTGCAGGATCTGAAACGCCAGGAACACGGCGAGTAGCGCGAGGACGATCTTCAGGAGGGTCTCGACCTCGAGTTCGCCGCGCGAATCGTGCATACAGTCACGGACGATTGACTGTGTGAAAAATACACCGTTCCGGGCTCGGAAAGACCTATCTGGGCGGCTCTGGCATATCTCTACAATGGACCTGAAAGAGCAGGGGCGTTGGGCCCTGTTCTGGGTGCTCGTGAGAATCGGGTGCATGCTCGTGGTGGTCTCTGCGGCCTCGATCGGCG from Haloterrigena sp. KLK7 includes these protein-coding regions:
- a CDS encoding ATP-dependent DNA helicase encodes the protein MSETAGYMRFFPYDQPYENQREAMDRIHNSLTRGQNVLFEGACGTGKTLSSLVPALEVAREQDKTVVITTNVHQQMRQFVAEARAITREEDIRAIVFKGKSSMCHIDVGYEECQALRDNTRAVVDAERDKRQLERRQRELLEESQGGDGSAADARSAVMDELESIEERLDDLEEQNVCDYYRNNLTEDTDDFFAWLFDDVRTPDEIYEYAERQEFCGYELLKEGIEGVDLVVCNYHHLLDSTIREQFFRWLGRDPEDVIAVFDEAHNVEDAAREHATRTCSERTFDSALDELADADDPRSEDAANVLSAFHRALVETYEDSFGFGERERIDENWEDVPIANEDRKDDLTLEFLQRYSGRGIEDDLEAAMKLGQELDEQYEEAYREGESATRTECQTLQAAAFVSAWMNEGSKEGLYPVVSVTRDAGTDEIYGRAELYTCLPRQVTGRLFEEVYGTILMSATLQPFDVTEDVLGLEDPVTMAYGLQFPAENRRTYAVETPPLFSSDRDDPAVQTEVTDTIHDAVRMTPGNTLAFFPNYGEAERYAKRLEGRTEKTVYLDEPGTSVEELRQQFVADDGAVLCTSLWGTLAEGVSFDGDDAQTVLVVGVPYPHLDDRAEAVQEAYDAAFEGTETGWRYAVEIPTVRKTRQALGRVIRSPEDVGVRALLDRRYSRSAKSDLGRYSVNGTFPHEEREELIDIAPEKLKFSMLNFYGGNDAYDGETPAP
- a CDS encoding 2'-5' RNA ligase family protein, with translation MYSVNVPVPGRVRTLANELYPELVGFDRVREDHSCLLKRLGEADHVAQLQHRAHRALEGAPAVEAKISGIDYFEDPPLGSAPVVYLAVESPGLESIHADLTDSFETVEGLEGSDYVPHVTLARGGDLEAAKRVTDREIEPIRWTVSELEFWDGTYKLPVSRVSLPA
- a CDS encoding metallophosphoesterase, yielding MIAIFSDTHSGDGHRLEGEALTAAREADAVIHAGDFTSESSLEAFQEECDLLYAVHGNADGATVRERLPTARVVEAGGVRFAVTHRRDGGGTGLAMFGRSRDADVVVSGHSHRPSVTETEDVLLLNPGSHADPRGNRPGFAVLEERAGESGLEGEIREPDGTLVESFELETSRSSGSEDAAR
- a CDS encoding cation diffusion facilitator family transporter: MASSTSVVLAALFANGAIAILKFGGYLLTGSPAMLSETYHSISDTGNQIFLLVGIKYGAQEATRSHPFGHGKAQFFYSLLVSIMLFGIAGWESARHGYDALTHGGVHRAAGDVTLLGQTFDPVYVNYAVLLGAIAFESYALWKAYQGISRQMDEHGWETLREAFSKTSDVTTLTALTEDTIALAGAGIALFGIYLTRTTGNPMYDAGSALLIGIMLMGFAVALAWQNKRLILGESLPKEDEDELRRIVADWEGVTELVDFRTVYFGAEELLVTADVAFEPDLDAETINERITDLERALTEHDGQIQKVYIEPEI